A genomic window from Pseudomonas argentinensis includes:
- a CDS encoding VRR-NUC domain-containing protein, with the protein MSSSIDPRFYYLHNFRKALAWIGDRHADLLDAREQAFLQAFDALDWAAQALLVRMIMRKGVHFRASKLNYEEIGCCRQAAAALIANGWVLDDAPLPLDVLLALLRKDEIVASFAARLSDRRARKDDLAQQLAAQFAASQSFAAWCPALDDVLYSLTIDDLSERLRLMFFGNLRQEWSEFVLADLGIFRYERVDFPADSRALRCREDVDDYLHLQRCREAFEAGEVSDELLARIDARRYDNPYIAERRAKLLFRIGQHLERGADFDLALQVYASSGYGAARQRCIRVLERTLQHREAFELASQAVAEPLSDGELQLAERALVRLARHLGLPGQKRSKVQAPARLDLHLPKTSMLAVERLVQQHLHCSDAPVHYVENTLICSLFGLLCWPAIFAAIPGAFFHPFQHGPADLLSAEFYPRRRTLFAEYLAQLDDHRYRDSIRQTYHDKFGIQSPFVHWGVLSETLLEQALDCLPAAHLQAWFRRLLGDVQANRSGMPDLIQFWPEEKRYRMIEVKGPGDRLQDNQRRWLAFCAEHGMPVDVCYVQWADA; encoded by the coding sequence ATGTCTTCAAGCATTGATCCGCGTTTCTATTACCTGCACAACTTTCGCAAGGCCCTGGCCTGGATCGGTGATCGCCATGCCGACCTGCTCGATGCCCGCGAACAGGCCTTCCTGCAGGCCTTCGATGCGCTCGACTGGGCGGCCCAGGCCCTGCTGGTACGCATGATCATGCGCAAGGGCGTGCACTTTCGGGCCAGCAAGCTGAACTACGAGGAAATCGGTTGCTGCCGGCAGGCCGCCGCAGCGCTGATCGCCAATGGCTGGGTGCTTGACGATGCACCGCTGCCACTCGATGTGCTGCTGGCCCTGCTGCGCAAGGACGAGATCGTCGCCAGCTTTGCCGCCCGGCTCAGCGACCGGCGCGCCCGCAAGGATGACCTGGCCCAGCAGCTTGCCGCCCAGTTCGCGGCCAGCCAGTCGTTCGCCGCCTGGTGCCCGGCTCTCGACGACGTGCTCTACAGCCTGACCATCGACGACCTGAGCGAGCGCCTGCGCCTGATGTTCTTTGGCAACCTGCGCCAGGAATGGTCGGAATTCGTGCTCGCCGACCTGGGTATCTTTCGTTACGAGCGGGTCGACTTTCCGGCGGACTCGCGGGCCCTGCGCTGTCGCGAGGACGTCGACGACTACCTGCACCTGCAGCGCTGCCGCGAAGCCTTCGAAGCCGGCGAGGTCAGCGACGAGCTGCTCGCCCGCATCGACGCCCGTCGCTACGACAATCCCTATATCGCCGAGCGCCGCGCCAAGCTGCTGTTTCGCATCGGCCAGCACCTGGAGCGCGGCGCCGACTTCGACCTGGCGCTGCAGGTGTACGCCAGCAGTGGCTATGGCGCGGCGCGGCAGCGCTGCATCCGGGTGCTGGAACGCACCCTGCAGCACCGCGAAGCCTTCGAGCTGGCCAGCCAGGCCGTGGCCGAACCGCTCAGCGATGGCGAATTGCAGCTGGCCGAACGGGCACTGGTGCGCCTGGCTCGTCATCTGGGCTTGCCAGGGCAGAAACGCAGCAAGGTGCAAGCACCCGCGCGCCTGGATCTGCACCTGCCGAAAACGTCCATGCTGGCAGTCGAGCGGCTGGTGCAACAGCACCTGCATTGCAGCGATGCGCCGGTGCATTACGTCGAGAACACGCTGATCTGCAGCCTGTTCGGCCTGCTCTGCTGGCCAGCGATCTTCGCCGCGATTCCGGGCGCGTTCTTTCATCCGTTCCAGCATGGCCCGGCGGATCTGCTGAGCGCGGAATTCTACCCGCGCCGGCGCACGCTGTTCGCCGAATACCTGGCGCAGCTGGACGATCATCGCTACCGCGACAGCATTCGCCAGACCTACCATGACAAGTTCGGCATCCAGTCGCCGTTCGTGCACTGGGGGGTGCTCAGCGAAACCCTGCTCGAACAGGCCCTTGACTGCCTGCCGGCGGCCCACCTGCAGGCCTGGTTTCGCCGCCTGTTGGGGGATGTCCAGGCGAACCGCTCGGGCATGCCGGATCTGATCCAGTTCTGGCCCGAGGAAAAGCGCTACCGGATGATCGAGGTCAAAGGCCCCGGCGATCGCCTGCAGGACAACCAGCGCCGCTGGCTGGCGTTCTGCGCCGAGCACGGCATGCCGGTAGACGTCTGCTACGTGCAGTGGGCCGACGCATGA
- a CDS encoding ATP-dependent DNA helicase gives MSYRVAVRALCEFTAKCGDLDLRFTPSPTAQEGMAGHATVVARRGDGYESEVPLAGEFASLQVRGRADGFDPQRNLLEEIKTHRGDINRIPENHRQLHWAQARVYGWLLCQSRGLAQIDLAVVYFNVLTQKESLFRESRTAAELQGFFETLCQRFIAWAEQEQAHRLSRDAALAELRFPHAGFRLGQRQLAEAVYRAARDGHCLMAQATTGIGKTLGTLFPQLKAFPENNLDRLFFLTAKTPGRQLALHALQILRGETLPLRVLEHVARDKACEHPDKACHGESCPLARGFYDRLPAARQAAVERVWLDQSAVREIALQHEVCPYYLSQELTRWADVVVCDYNYYFDLGALLYSLTLINEWRVTLLVDEAHNLIERARRMYSAELDQARFEAMRGNAPKGLNAVLSRISRHWKQLHKEQSKDYQTYPQPPDLLLLSLQKAVSALTDHLTDQPTGNDGELLQFYLDAMAFCRLAEAFGPHSLFDISRQADGRGRSHSVLCLRNVVPAPFLAPRFEDSHSTTLFSATLSPARYYADLLGLPEATPWVDVESPFQAQQLQVQAVSNLSTRYQHRERSLAPIVALMARQFAERPGNYLAFFSSYAYLQQVLELFDREHPQLTRWVQARQMDEAERQQFLERFRPGGQGIGFAVLGGVFGEGIDLPGDRLIGAFIATLGLPQINPINEQIKLRMAEMFGSGYDYTYLYPGLQKVVQAAGRVIRTPQDNGVVHLMDDRFTLPEVRALLPGWWQVQRSRVPQTPVLPPMARRPAQPVQQPTSSEHLPALAQRGLFEPPG, from the coding sequence ATGAGTTACCGCGTGGCGGTGCGCGCCCTGTGCGAGTTCACTGCCAAGTGTGGCGATCTCGACCTGCGCTTCACACCCTCGCCCACCGCCCAGGAGGGCATGGCCGGGCATGCCACGGTGGTCGCCCGGCGCGGCGACGGTTATGAATCCGAGGTACCGCTGGCCGGGGAATTCGCCTCGCTGCAGGTACGCGGCCGGGCCGACGGCTTCGACCCGCAGCGCAACCTGCTCGAGGAAATCAAGACCCACCGCGGCGACATCAACCGCATACCGGAAAACCACCGCCAGCTGCACTGGGCCCAGGCGCGGGTGTACGGCTGGCTGCTCTGCCAGAGCCGCGGCCTGGCGCAGATCGACCTCGCCGTGGTGTACTTCAACGTGCTCACCCAGAAGGAAAGCCTGTTTCGCGAAAGCCGCACGGCCGCCGAGCTGCAGGGTTTCTTCGAGACACTATGCCAGCGCTTCATCGCCTGGGCCGAACAAGAACAGGCGCATCGCCTCAGCCGTGATGCCGCGCTGGCCGAGCTGCGCTTTCCCCACGCCGGCTTTCGCCTTGGCCAGCGGCAACTGGCCGAGGCCGTTTACCGTGCGGCGCGCGATGGCCATTGCCTGATGGCCCAGGCCACCACCGGCATCGGCAAGACCCTGGGCACGCTGTTTCCGCAGCTCAAGGCGTTCCCGGAGAACAACCTGGATCGGCTGTTCTTCCTGACCGCCAAGACCCCGGGCCGCCAGCTGGCGCTACATGCCCTGCAGATTCTGCGCGGTGAGACCCTGCCCCTGCGGGTGCTCGAACACGTGGCGCGGGACAAGGCCTGCGAGCACCCGGACAAGGCCTGCCATGGCGAGTCCTGCCCGCTGGCCCGCGGTTTCTACGATCGCCTGCCGGCCGCGCGCCAGGCGGCGGTCGAGCGCGTCTGGCTGGATCAGTCCGCGGTGCGCGAGATCGCCCTGCAGCACGAAGTCTGCCCCTACTACCTGAGCCAGGAACTGACCCGCTGGGCCGACGTGGTGGTGTGCGATTACAACTATTACTTCGACCTCGGCGCCCTGCTCTACAGCCTGACCCTGATCAACGAATGGCGGGTAACGCTGCTGGTCGACGAGGCCCACAACCTGATCGAACGCGCCCGGCGCATGTACAGCGCCGAACTCGACCAGGCGCGTTTCGAGGCCATGCGCGGCAACGCGCCCAAGGGCCTGAATGCGGTGCTGTCGCGCATCAGCCGGCACTGGAAGCAGCTGCACAAGGAGCAGAGCAAGGACTACCAGACCTACCCGCAGCCGCCAGATCTGCTGCTCCTGTCCCTGCAGAAAGCGGTCAGTGCCCTAACCGATCACCTGACCGACCAGCCCACCGGCAACGATGGCGAGTTGCTGCAGTTCTACCTCGACGCCATGGCCTTCTGCCGCCTGGCTGAGGCCTTCGGCCCCCACTCGCTGTTCGATATCAGCCGCCAGGCGGATGGCCGTGGCCGTAGCCACTCGGTGCTGTGCCTGCGCAACGTGGTGCCGGCGCCCTTTCTGGCGCCGCGCTTCGAGGACAGTCACAGCACCACGCTGTTTTCCGCCACCCTGAGCCCGGCCCGCTATTACGCCGACCTGCTCGGTTTGCCCGAGGCAACGCCCTGGGTGGATGTCGAATCGCCCTTTCAGGCGCAGCAACTGCAAGTTCAGGCGGTCAGCAACCTGTCGACCCGCTACCAGCACCGCGAGCGCTCGCTGGCGCCCATCGTCGCGCTGATGGCCAGGCAGTTCGCCGAGCGCCCGGGCAACTACCTGGCGTTCTTCAGCAGTTACGCCTACCTGCAGCAGGTACTGGAGCTGTTCGACCGCGAGCATCCGCAGCTCACCCGCTGGGTGCAGGCCCGGCAGATGGACGAGGCCGAGCGTCAGCAATTTCTCGAGCGCTTCAGACCCGGCGGCCAGGGAATCGGCTTCGCGGTACTCGGCGGGGTGTTCGGCGAAGGCATCGACCTGCCGGGGGACCGGCTGATCGGCGCGTTCATCGCCACCCTGGGGCTGCCGCAGATCAACCCGATCAACGAGCAGATCAAGCTGCGCATGGCCGAGATGTTCGGCAGCGGCTACGACTACACCTATCTGTATCCCGGCCTGCAAAAGGTCGTGCAGGCCGCCGGGCGGGTGATCCGCACGCCGCAGGACAACGGTGTGGTGCACCTGATGGACGACCGCTTCACCCTGCCCGAAGTACGTGCCCTGCTGCCTGGCTGGTGGCAGGTGCAGCGCAGTCGCGTGCCGCAAACGCCAGTGCTGCCGCCCATGGCTCGGCGGCCGGCACAACCTGTACAGCAGCCGACCTCGAGCGAACACCTGCCCGCCCTTGCCCAACGTGGTCTTTTCGAGCCACCTGGCTGA
- a CDS encoding two-component system sensor histidine kinase NtrB, translated as MHSQFAPLSPGNLTERHYEMLVQAVVDYAIFMLDPAGVVVSWNAGAARIKGYDAVEAIGQHLSIFYTAEDRRAGKPGYLLDRALREGRAQDEGWRVRKDGTRFWALVVIDAIRNEQGDIIGLAKITRDITDRHEAEGRYDALRAQLFQAQKLEALGQLSGGMAHDFNNLLTIILSAAKLASRTDDPARLASLLDNIQTAGERGAQMTRNLLTFARCEPKPSRLVDLNQLLDAASTFISQALPRTMTLQMQVGDGLHTVQLDPSELEMALLNLILNARDAMGGLGTVQLQAGNRQLAGEVDGLHGAFVVIAVADQGCGIDPAIRPRLFEPFFTTKDTGKGTGLGLCQVYGFARQAGGTVQVESVTGHGTTMSLYLPASSGQSADAQA; from the coding sequence ATGCACAGCCAGTTTGCGCCTCTCTCACCAGGCAACCTGACCGAGCGACACTACGAGATGCTGGTCCAGGCGGTGGTCGACTACGCCATCTTCATGCTCGACCCGGCGGGGGTCGTGGTCTCCTGGAACGCCGGGGCGGCGCGCATCAAGGGCTACGACGCCGTCGAGGCGATCGGTCAGCATCTGTCCATTTTCTATACCGCTGAAGACCGCCGCGCCGGCAAGCCCGGCTACCTGCTCGACCGGGCGTTGCGTGAAGGCCGCGCCCAGGACGAAGGCTGGCGGGTGCGCAAGGACGGTACGCGTTTCTGGGCCCTGGTGGTCATCGATGCGATTCGCAACGAGCAGGGCGATATCATCGGCCTGGCCAAGATCACCCGCGACATCACCGACCGCCACGAAGCCGAAGGCCGCTACGACGCCTTGCGCGCCCAGCTGTTCCAGGCCCAGAAGCTGGAAGCCCTCGGGCAACTGAGCGGCGGCATGGCCCACGACTTCAACAACCTGCTGACCATCATCCTCAGCGCCGCCAAGCTGGCCAGCCGTACCGATGATCCCGCGCGTCTGGCCAGCCTGCTGGACAACATTCAGACCGCTGGCGAGCGCGGCGCGCAGATGACCCGTAATCTGCTGACCTTCGCCCGCTGCGAGCCCAAGCCCAGTCGCCTGGTCGACCTCAACCAGTTGCTGGATGCGGCCTCCACCTTCATCAGCCAGGCGCTGCCCAGGACCATGACCCTGCAGATGCAGGTTGGAGATGGATTGCATACCGTGCAACTGGACCCCAGCGAACTGGAAATGGCCCTGCTCAACCTGATTCTCAACGCCCGCGATGCCATGGGTGGTCTCGGCACGGTGCAATTGCAGGCGGGCAATCGGCAGTTGGCGGGGGAGGTGGACGGCCTGCACGGCGCGTTCGTGGTGATCGCCGTTGCCGACCAGGGCTGCGGCATCGACCCGGCGATTCGTCCGCGCCTGTTCGAGCCCTTCTTCACCACCAAGGACACCGGCAAGGGAACCGGACTGGGTCTTTGCCAAGTCTATGGTTTTGCCCGTCAGGCTGGCGGTACCGTGCAGGTCGAGAGCGTCACCGGCCACGGAACGACCATGAGTCTGTACCTGCCGGCATCCTCCGGTCAGTCGGCAGATGCGCAGGCCTGA